From the Thermovirga lienii DSM 17291 genome, one window contains:
- a CDS encoding Cl- channel voltage-gated family protein (PFAM: Voltage gated chloride channel~COGs: COG0038 Chloride channel protein EriC~InterPro IPR001807~KEGG: aco:Amico_0276 Cl-channel voltage-gated family protein~PFAM: Cl- channel voltage-gated family protein~SPTR: Chloride channel core), whose product MNFMRKSLLSITAEIGILFYSLFKWIFLAILAGVVVGAAASLFLLILHESIDFVLKYSPWSFVLLPAGLVVSTYLVKTFAPDAAGHGTEKVIEAIHMRSGRIPIVVVPVKLLATVITLSVGGSAGKEGPCAQIGAGITSSMASLFRFNDIDRKKLVVCGISAGFASIFGTPIAGAIFGLEVLFIGQVLYDVLLPSFISGMVAFQTASLLGVEYFKFPVELHATFSESGFVLAIASGVFFGLVALLHIEIIKAVEGLSGKTSIGPYKKAFYGGCLLLVLGLLFGTRYFGLGTETIEQALSGKDVPLLAFFLKPIFTSITLSVGGSGGILTPTFFVGATSGVTFAKIFGLDPMLFACIGFVAVLAGAANTPIAATIMAVELFGSSVTAYAAASCIVAFVISGHRSVYPSQILARPKSPVFRCNGNEPVEKVSHEVITRETLIPYLREQLKLYWNRKTFHLRDQRKDDEVQ is encoded by the coding sequence GTGAACTTTATGCGAAAGTCGCTGTTGTCTATAACCGCCGAGATTGGAATACTTTTTTATTCTCTTTTCAAGTGGATATTTTTGGCTATATTAGCTGGTGTGGTAGTTGGAGCGGCGGCTTCTTTGTTCTTGCTGATTCTGCATGAGAGTATAGATTTCGTCCTGAAGTATTCCCCTTGGAGCTTTGTCCTTTTGCCGGCAGGGTTGGTGGTGAGTACATATCTCGTTAAAACCTTTGCACCAGATGCTGCTGGTCATGGGACCGAGAAGGTCATAGAGGCAATTCACATGCGTTCAGGCAGAATACCCATTGTTGTGGTTCCCGTAAAGCTTTTGGCTACGGTTATAACCCTCTCGGTGGGGGGATCCGCAGGCAAAGAGGGGCCATGTGCCCAGATAGGAGCTGGTATTACCTCTTCCATGGCTAGTTTGTTCAGGTTTAACGACATTGACCGTAAGAAGCTAGTGGTATGTGGTATATCTGCAGGTTTTGCTTCCATCTTTGGTACTCCCATAGCTGGGGCCATATTTGGCCTTGAGGTACTCTTCATCGGGCAGGTTTTGTACGACGTCCTTTTGCCGTCCTTCATCAGCGGAATGGTGGCCTTCCAGACGGCGTCCCTTTTGGGCGTAGAGTACTTCAAGTTTCCTGTAGAGCTTCACGCAACGTTTTCTGAAAGCGGATTTGTTTTGGCCATAGCATCAGGGGTCTTCTTCGGCCTTGTGGCTTTGCTTCATATAGAAATAATCAAAGCTGTTGAAGGACTTTCGGGCAAAACCTCAATAGGGCCCTACAAGAAAGCCTTTTATGGAGGTTGTTTACTCCTGGTGCTCGGATTGCTCTTTGGAACGAGATATTTCGGTTTGGGAACTGAGACCATAGAGCAGGCATTATCGGGGAAAGATGTGCCCCTTCTTGCCTTTTTCCTCAAACCTATTTTTACGAGCATCACATTATCAGTAGGTGGAAGCGGTGGAATACTGACTCCCACATTCTTCGTGGGTGCCACGTCTGGGGTGACCTTTGCCAAGATCTTTGGTCTGGACCCCATGCTCTTTGCTTGCATAGGTTTCGTGGCGGTTCTTGCTGGTGCGGCTAACACTCCTATTGCTGCGACCATAATGGCTGTGGAGCTTTTCGGGTCGAGCGTTACGGCATATGCTGCGGCCTCATGCATAGTGGCGTTCGTCATAAGTGGCCACAGGAGCGTCTATCCCAGTCAAATACTGGCTCGTCCCAAGTCTCCCGTCTTCAGGTGCAATGGAAATGAGCCTGTTGAGAAAGTAAGCCACGAAGTGATCACCAGGGAAACTCTGATCCCCTACCTCCGAGAACAGCTCAAACTCTATTGGAACCGCAAAACTTTCCATCTGCGTGACCAGAGAAAAGACGATGAAGTTCAGTAA
- a CDS encoding hypothetical protein (KEGG: aco:Amico_0275 hypothetical protein~SPTR: Putative uncharacterized protein): MILAMDPGRGKFGWAFGTSKGELLLCGITPTDRMEDFIDAVLREEGALLESWATEGDKPFTLERPEMVLLGKGTGSGLFRKVLEAKGVQYVLVDEAFSTLKARNLYWRLHPPRGIMRLIPRSLRVPPRDLDDLSALVLLERWVEESRNR, encoded by the coding sequence ATGATACTGGCCATGGACCCTGGCCGAGGAAAGTTCGGTTGGGCTTTTGGTACCTCAAAAGGAGAGCTTCTTTTATGCGGCATAACCCCTACAGACAGGATGGAGGATTTTATAGATGCCGTCCTTAGGGAAGAAGGAGCTCTTTTGGAAAGTTGGGCTACTGAAGGTGATAAGCCCTTCACATTGGAGAGGCCAGAGATGGTCCTTTTGGGAAAGGGAACGGGAAGTGGCCTTTTTCGCAAGGTTCTGGAAGCAAAAGGAGTTCAATACGTATTAGTTGATGAAGCTTTCTCCACCCTAAAGGCCAGGAACCTGTATTGGAGACTCCATCCACCCAGGGGGATTATGAGATTGATTCCCAGGTCTCTTAGAGTCCCTCCACGGGACTTGGACGATCTTTCAGCGTTAGTTCTCTTGGAGCGATGGGTTGAAGAAAGCAGGAACCGTTAG
- a CDS encoding hypothetical protein (PFAM: Protein of unknown function (DUF1393)~KEGG: nth:Nther_2289 hypothetical protein~SPTR: Putative uncharacterized protein), whose product MATRKLTGCSLFVALGILLPMLFHLFGLGKIFLPMHIPVFLAGLLLGSREGLLVGTLTPLLSSLLTGMPPMVPPIAQLMIFELGTYGYVSGKTREKGMNIYISMVLAMTAGRTVTGIVGWGLLPLFGLPRFPLLFPFTTSLVAGLPGVIMQILVLPPLTFALERATIYIQGREHEKVG is encoded by the coding sequence ATGGCTACCCGCAAGCTGACTGGCTGTTCCCTTTTTGTAGCGTTGGGGATTTTGTTGCCCATGCTCTTCCACCTGTTCGGTCTTGGGAAAATATTCCTGCCCATGCACATCCCGGTTTTCTTGGCTGGATTGCTTCTGGGCTCCCGTGAGGGATTGCTAGTTGGAACACTCACTCCATTGCTATCCTCCTTGCTCACAGGAATGCCTCCCATGGTGCCCCCAATAGCACAACTTATGATTTTTGAACTTGGGACATACGGATACGTCTCCGGCAAAACCAGAGAAAAGGGCATGAACATATACATCTCCATGGTGCTAGCCATGACGGCAGGCAGAACTGTTACTGGGATCGTAGGTTGGGGGCTTTTGCCCCTCTTCGGACTACCTAGATTCCCGCTTTTGTTCCCCTTCACTACCTCTTTAGTGGCTGGATTGCCTGGCGTTATAATGCAAATTTTAGTTTTGCCGCCTTTGACCTTCGCTCTGGAACGCGCAACCATCTACATCCAAGGAAGGGAGCACGAAAAAGTTGGATAA
- a CDS encoding hypothetical protein (KEGG: cpo:COPRO5265_1024 hypothetical protein~SPTR: Putative uncharacterized protein) yields MKKLPRLKVYMEQPGFGVGCVELEYGEEEMKSFPMAGVRHQVGELLVKIKENYKDRLELDLVDPRNIVALKDVLLLGIKSTEVTWVLNRKVIFRGVPDWDTIKKAIDQALQ; encoded by the coding sequence ATGAAAAAACTTCCTAGATTGAAGGTTTACATGGAGCAACCAGGTTTTGGTGTGGGGTGTGTCGAGTTAGAGTATGGAGAAGAGGAGATGAAGTCCTTTCCCATGGCAGGTGTTCGCCATCAGGTGGGGGAGCTCTTGGTTAAGATCAAGGAGAATTATAAGGACAGATTGGAATTGGATCTGGTCGATCCGAGGAACATCGTAGCTTTGAAGGACGTTTTACTTCTGGGTATCAAATCCACGGAAGTGACGTGGGTGTTGAACCGCAAGGTCATTTTTAGAGGTGTTCCCGACTGGGACACCATAAAGAAGGCCATAGATCAAGCTTTACAGTAG
- a CDS encoding hypothetical protein (PFAM: Serine dehydratase alpha chain~COGs: COG3681 conserved hypothetical protein~InterPro IPR021144~KEGG: dvm:DvMF_1488 protein of unknown function DUF1063~SPTR: UPF0597 protein DvMF_1488), producing MNISTFIREEVKPALGCTEPGAVALAASVAAKELASDVERIHLKLSANIFKNGLSVGIPGLKSKRGNLLAAALGALGGNPDKGLMVLEGIGEETQQKALRMLQSGGVTQEVVQDVPSVYVEADVYGGGHSASCVVSGKHDRVVEVRKDGNITRRLLEVDSTSQTRPRHVDELMNMGMKELWKLADQITQEDEEFLVSGAEMNLKVAEAGLKEPWGIGVGYTINMQDFSREDILMGIKAVCGAAADVRMAGGSYPVMSSAGSGNHGITAILPPTIVAKRLKKDKRSLAEALALSHMVTSAIKAHTGRLTPICGCAVAAGSGAAAAIVRLCGGTYQQAQQAVGFLAASLLGMICDGAKEACALKVSTAAGEAYTSALLALKDRSFPVAQGLISEDFVETARSIGLLSREGMVTTDLVMLKRLSELNGL from the coding sequence ATGAACATATCTACGTTTATCAGAGAGGAAGTGAAACCTGCCCTGGGATGTACTGAGCCTGGGGCTGTGGCCCTAGCTGCCTCTGTAGCGGCTAAAGAACTTGCATCAGATGTGGAGCGTATACATCTTAAGCTTTCTGCCAACATCTTCAAAAACGGACTAAGTGTGGGGATACCTGGCCTTAAGAGCAAAAGAGGTAACCTCTTGGCAGCGGCTTTAGGGGCATTAGGAGGTAATCCCGATAAAGGCCTGATGGTTTTAGAGGGGATCGGAGAAGAAACCCAACAAAAAGCTTTGAGGATGCTCCAAAGCGGAGGGGTGACGCAGGAAGTGGTGCAGGACGTGCCATCCGTCTACGTGGAGGCAGATGTTTATGGTGGTGGCCACAGTGCGTCGTGTGTTGTTTCAGGAAAGCATGACAGGGTCGTTGAGGTAAGGAAGGACGGGAACATAACAAGAAGGTTGCTGGAGGTGGATTCGACATCTCAGACTAGACCCAGACATGTAGACGAGCTGATGAACATGGGCATGAAGGAGCTGTGGAAACTTGCAGATCAGATAACCCAAGAAGACGAGGAGTTTTTGGTCTCGGGAGCGGAGATGAATTTGAAAGTAGCTGAGGCAGGCCTGAAGGAGCCGTGGGGTATAGGTGTGGGGTATACGATCAACATGCAAGATTTTTCAAGAGAGGATATCCTGATGGGGATTAAGGCTGTTTGCGGTGCTGCAGCGGATGTTAGAATGGCAGGAGGATCATACCCGGTGATGAGTAGTGCGGGGAGTGGAAACCACGGAATAACAGCCATTCTACCGCCTACCATAGTGGCGAAAAGGCTAAAGAAGGACAAAAGGTCCCTCGCAGAAGCTTTGGCCCTTAGCCACATGGTTACCAGTGCCATAAAAGCTCACACTGGCCGCCTGACGCCCATATGTGGTTGTGCCGTAGCAGCCGGGTCAGGGGCGGCTGCAGCCATTGTGAGGCTTTGTGGTGGAACTTATCAGCAGGCCCAGCAGGCAGTAGGTTTCTTGGCGGCTTCTTTGCTTGGCATGATATGCGATGGAGCGAAAGAAGCATGTGCGCTCAAGGTATCTACAGCGGCAGGGGAAGCCTACACCAGTGCTTTGCTGGCCCTAAAGGACAGAAGCTTTCCTGTTGCCCAGGGGTTAATATCTGAGGATTTTGTGGAAACCGCCAGGTCCATAGGCTTGTTGAGCAGGGAAGGCATGGTCACCACTGACTTGGTTATGCTTAAAAGACTTTCAGAGCTTAATGGACTGTAG
- a CDS encoding Methyltransferase type 11 (PFAM: Methyltransferase domain~COGs: COG2226 Methylase involved in ubiquinone/menaquinone biosynthesis~InterPro IPR013216~KEGG: csc:Csac_2481 methyltransferase type 11~PFAM: Methyltransferase type 11~SPTR: Methyltransferase type 11), with the protein MDNVVSYFDAIAPSWDKKIQVDYRLIKNILQEVQSPTGPFKSILDIGCGTGTLFPLLLERLQENGTLWGLDPSAKMLEVASAKFNDPRIKLIKAFSENIPIEDESIDLITVFSCFPHLEDKRACLKEWFRVLVPKGMAFVFHSQSREKINSIHKALPSPINNHLLDCAETVAQWASEEMFSVLKTQDDDTMYLLILQKP; encoded by the coding sequence TTGGATAATGTGGTTAGTTACTTTGATGCTATAGCCCCAAGCTGGGACAAGAAAATACAAGTTGACTACAGGTTGATTAAAAACATCCTACAGGAAGTCCAAAGCCCCACAGGCCCTTTCAAATCCATCCTGGACATCGGTTGTGGTACAGGAACTTTATTTCCCCTGCTCTTGGAGCGCCTGCAAGAGAATGGTACCCTCTGGGGCCTGGATCCATCAGCCAAGATGCTTGAAGTGGCTTCTGCCAAGTTCAATGATCCCAGGATAAAGCTAATTAAGGCCTTCAGCGAAAACATACCTATTGAAGACGAAAGCATTGACTTGATAACTGTATTTTCCTGTTTTCCCCACTTGGAAGACAAACGAGCATGCTTAAAAGAGTGGTTTCGGGTCCTTGTCCCAAAAGGGATGGCCTTCGTGTTTCACTCTCAGAGCAGAGAAAAAATCAATTCAATTCATAAAGCTCTTCCATCTCCAATAAACAATCACCTTCTGGACTGTGCTGAGACCGTAGCCCAGTGGGCTTCTGAAGAAATGTTTTCCGTATTGAAGACCCAAGACGACGACACCATGTATCTTTTGATTCTTCAAAAACCCTGA
- a CDS encoding Patatin (PFAM: Patatin-like phospholipase~COGs: COG1752 esterase of the alpha-beta hydrolase superfamily~InterPro IPR002641~KEGG: aco:Amico_0278 patatin~PFAM: Patatin~SPTR: Patatin) — translation MRMPKKGALFFLSVWVAFFMCFFNGVTAAADGGVVLVLSGGGIRGLAHIGVIKALEERNVPVVGIVGTSMGSLVGALASCGYDAPQLEKIIGDIDLTELLYDRTAPSKMAIGERALAEQQTLLRIDMDKSWRVEGPKGAMQGKRLIERFARWTSVCPVNNFDNLPVPFAAVATDLVSGEAVVIRQGDLASAMRASMSIPGLFEPWEMDGRLLVDGGLAANLPVRIAKKIFPNHPIVAVDVTGKGKSKEEIRTVMDVIDQSITVMTRRTVEEDARYADVLITPDVSKVPILSTRGWDEIIERGYIAAADKMPEVLALFGGGGVAKTGRMRPEKPVVESIAIEGMGGEVAKEILESCEDCIGKPLDVSRLQEVCRSLREREGIKEASYVVQRKTSSTAKVIIKVEKEPPYQFVLSGYASNLSPNRQLYGDLFMRDVVYEGDVLYVKTGIGENWGAQVGYLGIIDDESMRFGLDLFALKEEYQPEGLGAYEWKKYGLTVGEYIKTGELRWYLGYKMGEARYEGENHSFHGPSIGIAWDNRDDPIDPEKGTEINVAGWLEDNSMLLGRVEVRSILPLGQSSKVIFRGGAILGDQGRPWFSAYLGAKNELYSRAYHPLKGENAAWAGLTYRKALTESWWGRVYVDLFATGGRVYPEDWEDAREVWETGLAVTLPGKILDGKIFVVYDDEGDWSFGYSLGSPRDYGELVYP, via the coding sequence TTGAGAATGCCAAAAAAAGGGGCTTTGTTTTTTTTGTCCGTGTGGGTTGCCTTTTTTATGTGTTTTTTTAATGGGGTAACAGCTGCAGCAGACGGGGGTGTGGTCTTGGTTCTTTCGGGAGGTGGAATCAGAGGCCTGGCTCACATAGGGGTTATAAAGGCCCTGGAAGAAAGGAACGTTCCAGTTGTGGGGATCGTTGGTACCAGTATGGGATCCCTGGTGGGGGCCCTTGCTTCCTGCGGATATGACGCCCCACAACTCGAGAAAATCATAGGCGATATAGATTTGACTGAACTTTTATATGATAGGACGGCTCCCTCAAAAATGGCCATTGGGGAAAGGGCCCTAGCGGAACAGCAGACCCTTCTGAGGATAGACATGGATAAGTCTTGGAGAGTAGAGGGCCCCAAGGGGGCCATGCAGGGCAAGCGTTTGATCGAACGTTTTGCAAGGTGGACCAGTGTATGTCCTGTGAACAATTTCGATAACTTACCTGTCCCCTTTGCCGCAGTTGCTACAGATTTGGTGTCCGGTGAGGCCGTAGTCATAAGACAAGGGGACCTTGCCTCAGCCATGAGAGCATCCATGTCCATTCCAGGGCTTTTCGAGCCTTGGGAGATGGATGGACGGCTGCTGGTGGATGGGGGACTTGCTGCAAATTTACCAGTAAGGATAGCAAAAAAGATATTTCCTAACCATCCAATAGTCGCGGTGGACGTGACGGGGAAGGGCAAAAGCAAGGAAGAGATCCGTACGGTTATGGACGTTATAGATCAGTCCATAACCGTGATGACCAGAAGAACCGTAGAGGAAGATGCAAGATATGCTGATGTCCTCATAACTCCTGATGTTTCCAAGGTTCCCATATTATCCACCAGAGGCTGGGATGAGATAATCGAAAGAGGCTACATAGCAGCCGCTGATAAGATGCCAGAGGTGCTTGCCCTGTTTGGGGGTGGAGGTGTTGCCAAGACAGGGAGAATGCGTCCAGAAAAGCCCGTAGTGGAGAGTATAGCCATAGAGGGCATGGGAGGCGAGGTAGCGAAGGAAATATTGGAGTCCTGCGAGGATTGCATAGGAAAGCCTCTGGACGTAAGTAGGCTTCAGGAAGTGTGCAGGTCCCTCAGGGAGAGAGAGGGAATAAAGGAGGCGTCTTATGTTGTTCAGAGAAAGACTTCTTCCACGGCCAAAGTGATAATAAAGGTGGAAAAGGAACCTCCGTACCAATTTGTGCTGTCAGGTTACGCTTCCAATTTGTCCCCCAACCGACAGCTTTATGGGGACCTATTTATGAGAGATGTAGTTTATGAAGGAGATGTCCTATACGTCAAAACAGGTATTGGAGAAAACTGGGGAGCCCAGGTAGGGTACCTTGGAATAATTGACGATGAATCCATGAGGTTTGGGTTGGATTTGTTTGCTTTGAAGGAAGAGTACCAACCAGAGGGGTTAGGTGCATATGAGTGGAAAAAATATGGCTTAACAGTCGGCGAGTACATCAAGACAGGAGAGCTTAGGTGGTATCTGGGTTATAAAATGGGTGAGGCTCGCTACGAAGGCGAAAATCACAGCTTCCATGGCCCTTCGATAGGCATAGCGTGGGACAACAGGGATGATCCCATAGACCCGGAAAAAGGAACGGAGATTAACGTTGCTGGTTGGTTAGAGGACAATTCTATGCTTCTTGGAAGGGTTGAAGTACGTTCCATATTACCTCTGGGGCAATCTTCCAAGGTGATTTTCAGGGGAGGGGCGATCCTGGGTGACCAGGGACGTCCTTGGTTCTCAGCATATCTGGGGGCCAAAAATGAGTTGTACTCCAGAGCCTACCACCCGCTGAAGGGAGAAAACGCTGCTTGGGCTGGCCTTACCTATCGTAAGGCTCTAACGGAGAGCTGGTGGGGAAGAGTTTATGTGGATCTTTTTGCAACGGGTGGAAGAGTTTACCCGGAGGATTGGGAAGACGCAAGAGAGGTTTGGGAGACAGGCCTGGCTGTAACCCTGCCCGGTAAGATTTTGGATGGTAAGATATTCGTCGTGTACGATGACGAAGGGGATTGGAGTTTCGGATACTCCTTGGGTAGTCCCAGAGATTACGGTGAACTGGTGTATCCATGA
- a CDS encoding lipid A biosynthesis acyltransferase (PFAM: Bacterial lipid A biosynthesis acyltransferase~COGs: COG1560 Lauroyl/myristoyl acyltransferase~InterPro IPR004960~KEGG: aco:Amico_0274 lipid A biosynthesis acyltransferase~PFAM: lipid A biosynthesis acyltransferase~SPTR: Lipid A biosynthesis acyltransferase) gives MAENKDRRNNFIWGAIKFFMHLTSILPHKVAVRLGGFLGLCVWALSKKKVDEAEKRCVEVLGVGVTKARKIVRDSYVNLGRGFSEFVLLPKLREGLFEYVTVHGEENLKSAFSQGKGVILLTAHIGNWEFAAAYLGLSGYPMNAIGAEQRDERITNLIEDLRASCGVKTIGKGFDLKSALACLKRGELLGVLLDQDFRDKGVVVPFLGVDASTPYGPLKMADKLGALIVPLFIIRREDGIRHDLYFLEPLQPKGSKFEDSLEESAAMCNDVISQWILRFPGQWMWLYDRWASTRERKR, from the coding sequence ATGGCAGAGAACAAGGACAGACGAAACAACTTCATATGGGGTGCTATTAAATTTTTTATGCACTTGACCAGTATTTTGCCTCATAAGGTTGCAGTGCGTCTTGGGGGGTTTTTGGGGCTATGTGTTTGGGCACTTTCCAAAAAGAAAGTTGACGAAGCGGAGAAACGATGTGTGGAAGTGTTAGGGGTAGGAGTGACCAAGGCACGAAAGATAGTAAGGGACTCCTATGTAAACCTTGGAAGGGGCTTCTCGGAGTTTGTGCTTCTTCCCAAGTTGAGGGAGGGCCTTTTTGAATATGTCACTGTTCATGGAGAGGAAAACCTCAAAAGCGCCTTTTCGCAAGGCAAAGGAGTGATTTTGCTTACAGCCCATATAGGCAATTGGGAGTTTGCAGCTGCTTATTTGGGGCTTTCTGGTTATCCAATGAACGCAATAGGAGCGGAGCAGAGGGATGAAAGGATAACCAATTTAATAGAGGACCTTAGGGCAAGCTGCGGAGTAAAGACCATAGGTAAGGGGTTTGATCTGAAAAGCGCCCTAGCCTGTCTTAAAAGAGGGGAGCTTTTAGGAGTTTTGTTGGATCAGGACTTCAGGGACAAAGGTGTGGTGGTGCCATTTTTGGGCGTTGATGCGAGCACACCATACGGACCATTGAAGATGGCGGACAAGCTCGGAGCCTTGATTGTACCTCTTTTCATAATAAGAAGAGAAGACGGCATAAGGCATGACCTGTACTTTTTGGAGCCATTGCAGCCTAAAGGATCAAAGTTTGAGGATTCCTTGGAGGAGTCCGCTGCGATGTGCAATGACGTCATAAGCCAGTGGATCTTGAGGTTTCCCGGACAGTGGATGTGGCTCTATGACCGGTGGGCCTCCACCAGGGAGAGAAAACGATGA
- a CDS encoding aspartate racemase (PFAM: Asp/Glu/Hydantoin racemase~TIGRFAM: aspartate racemase~COGs: COG1794 Aspartate racemase~InterPro IPR015942: IPR004380: IPR018187~KEGG: aco:Amico_1686 aspartate racemase~PFAM: Asp/Glu/hydantoin racemase~SPTR: Aspartate racemase;~TIGRFAM: aspartate racemase) produces MSSYNNKILGVLGGMGPAATAEFLRLLATMAPAQRDQDHPKIYLLSNPQIPDRTQAILGAGEDPFGLIKEGLETLAKWGAHILAVPCNTAHFFIDKMGDLLPAPLVHIVTSTLDEALNKDERGAWLLATEGTIKTGLYDAHASQKGFQLYKPNPNVQRTITSAITAVKEGRPDKAKKALRNAVEELWSEQDLPVIAACTELPIAYEAASLPKERMISSLEALARACIKELY; encoded by the coding sequence ATGAGTTCTTACAACAATAAAATCCTTGGGGTTTTAGGTGGCATGGGGCCTGCTGCGACAGCCGAGTTCTTGAGACTTCTTGCCACAATGGCTCCAGCCCAAAGGGATCAAGACCATCCCAAGATATATCTTTTATCCAACCCTCAGATACCTGACAGGACTCAAGCCATACTGGGAGCCGGTGAGGATCCCTTCGGCCTAATCAAGGAAGGACTCGAGACTCTAGCCAAGTGGGGAGCCCACATTCTGGCAGTCCCCTGCAACACAGCCCACTTTTTCATAGACAAGATGGGTGACTTACTACCTGCGCCTTTAGTTCACATTGTGACCTCCACCCTAGACGAAGCACTAAATAAAGACGAAAGGGGCGCTTGGCTTTTGGCAACAGAAGGAACCATCAAGACAGGACTCTACGATGCCCACGCAAGCCAAAAGGGCTTTCAACTGTATAAACCAAACCCCAACGTACAGAGAACAATAACCTCTGCCATAACAGCCGTGAAAGAAGGCCGCCCAGACAAAGCAAAGAAGGCACTAAGAAACGCCGTTGAAGAGCTTTGGAGTGAACAGGACCTACCTGTCATAGCAGCGTGCACTGAGCTTCCCATTGCATACGAGGCTGCCTCCCTTCCCAAAGAAAGGATGATCTCAAGCCTGGAGGCTTTGGCTAGGGCATGTATTAAGGAACTTTACTGA